The following are encoded in a window of Natrononativus amylolyticus genomic DNA:
- a CDS encoding sensor histidine kinase, with the protein MDRRIPSVSAATARRTILALGLLYVALAVARAVVQVVNAAPIASILTISGVIGVPGLVLLVGGYRLSEMDIRPEFYQTVARWCLGGLGVILGVLVLLQILTVGGIPDPNRTYPVFTALGSTAGFGVGIYAAQARTQAREVELRNRELRRAQRELEDTINRLRTSNDRLEQFAYAASHDLQEPLRMVSSYLRLIDQRYDDALDEDGREFLAFAVDGADRMRAMIHGLLDYSRIESQGEPFTSVDLEAVFDDVRADYRMLIAETGARVTTDPLPRVEGDESQLRQVFQNLLSNAIQYSGEEPPIVHVRAERRGSEWLLSVRDEGIGIDPQDSDRIFELFDRLHSRDEYAGTGIGLALCERIVERHGGTIWVDSDRGEGATVFFTLPVSVADSPRG; encoded by the coding sequence ATGGACCGTAGGATTCCGTCCGTCTCCGCCGCTACTGCGAGACGGACGATTCTCGCACTCGGTCTCCTGTACGTGGCCCTTGCCGTCGCCAGAGCGGTCGTCCAGGTCGTCAATGCGGCACCGATCGCGAGCATTCTGACGATTTCCGGCGTTATCGGCGTTCCCGGTCTCGTCCTCCTCGTCGGCGGGTACCGGCTGTCAGAGATGGACATCCGTCCCGAGTTTTACCAGACGGTCGCTCGGTGGTGTCTGGGTGGGCTCGGAGTGATACTCGGCGTGCTGGTCTTGCTTCAGATCCTGACCGTCGGAGGCATTCCCGATCCAAATCGAACTTACCCCGTCTTCACTGCACTCGGTAGTACCGCGGGTTTCGGCGTCGGAATCTACGCCGCCCAGGCTCGGACCCAGGCCCGCGAGGTGGAACTGCGAAACCGGGAGCTGCGACGGGCACAGCGCGAACTCGAGGATACCATAAACCGACTCCGGACGTCCAACGACCGCCTCGAGCAGTTCGCGTACGCAGCGTCTCACGACCTGCAGGAACCGCTCCGGATGGTCTCGAGCTACCTGCGGCTGATCGACCAGCGCTACGACGATGCACTCGACGAAGACGGGAGGGAGTTCCTCGCGTTCGCCGTCGACGGCGCCGACCGGATGCGTGCGATGATACACGGCCTCCTGGATTACTCGCGCATCGAAAGCCAGGGAGAGCCGTTCACGTCCGTCGATCTCGAGGCGGTCTTCGACGACGTGCGTGCCGACTACCGGATGCTAATCGCCGAGACCGGTGCGCGGGTTACGACGGACCCGCTTCCGCGCGTCGAAGGCGATGAAAGTCAGCTTCGACAGGTGTTCCAGAACCTGCTGAGTAACGCGATTCAGTACAGCGGTGAAGAGCCCCCGATCGTCCACGTACGCGCCGAACGGAGGGGATCGGAGTGGCTCCTCTCGGTTCGCGACGAGGGGATCGGCATCGACCCGCAGGATTCGGATCGGATCTTCGAGTTGTTCGACAGGCTCCACAGTCGCGACGAGTACGCCGGGACGGGGATCGGACTCGCACTGTGTGAGCGGATCGTCGAACGACACGGGGGTACGATCTGGGTCGACTCCGACCGCGGCGAGGGAGCGACGGTTTTCTTCACCCTTCCTGTCTCGGTGGCTGATAGTCCGCGGGGATAA
- a CDS encoding M20/M25/M40 family metallo-hydrolase: MAADVTDAVEDGFERYRAALFDLLRQPSVSTTGEGMDVAPALVCDTLSEFGFEGVTQVETSRYPVVYAEHVVDEAAPTLLFYGHYDVQPSGDDAEWESPPFEPTVRDGSIYARGAGDNKGQFSAHVFAVHALREADAYPDVNVKLLLDGGEESGSAGFREYLSDEPAEITDADLVYVADGPMFGSATDAAGGSGARSQRPLIAYGNKGILSFQLDLRTARTDLHSGNFGGPVPNAATELVALLSSMREGDEITVEGFHDGIDVTDSDRRTVENIPVDEDAIRAELELSHLASDRPYYERLLLHPTLTINGLSSGYQGDGMKTVLPSRATAKLDCRLVPNQDPDEVFEAVRAHVTARHPDVEITKQGTFPPLKTPLEAPAAEPVEEALAAVWGQSPVVFPVLGGSLPAAYFREVPELADVPVVVVPYANPDQGNHSPNEHLDLDCFRNGIETSAEAIRRFAEI, translated from the coding sequence ATGGCAGCAGATGTCACGGATGCGGTCGAGGACGGTTTCGAGCGGTATCGCGCTGCGCTGTTCGATTTGTTGCGCCAGCCGAGCGTCAGTACGACGGGTGAGGGAATGGACGTTGCCCCCGCCCTCGTCTGTGACACGCTCTCGGAGTTCGGTTTCGAGGGCGTCACGCAGGTCGAAACGAGCCGGTATCCGGTCGTCTACGCGGAGCACGTCGTCGACGAGGCGGCACCCACGTTGCTCTTTTACGGCCACTACGACGTCCAGCCGTCGGGTGACGACGCCGAGTGGGAGTCGCCCCCGTTCGAGCCGACGGTCAGAGACGGCAGTATCTACGCCCGCGGCGCCGGGGATAACAAGGGCCAGTTCAGCGCACACGTCTTCGCCGTCCACGCGCTCCGCGAAGCCGACGCCTACCCCGACGTGAACGTCAAGCTCCTGCTCGACGGCGGCGAGGAAAGCGGGAGCGCGGGGTTCCGCGAGTACCTGTCCGACGAGCCCGCCGAGATCACCGATGCCGATCTCGTCTACGTCGCCGACGGTCCGATGTTCGGGTCGGCGACGGACGCGGCGGGGGGATCCGGCGCGCGCTCACAGCGGCCGCTGATCGCCTACGGGAACAAGGGTATCCTCTCGTTTCAACTCGACCTCCGAACCGCGAGAACCGACCTCCACTCGGGGAACTTCGGTGGGCCGGTGCCGAACGCGGCGACGGAACTCGTGGCGTTGCTCTCGTCGATGCGCGAGGGCGACGAGATCACCGTCGAGGGCTTTCACGACGGGATCGATGTCACCGACAGCGACCGTCGAACCGTCGAGAACATTCCGGTCGACGAAGACGCGATCAGGGCCGAACTCGAGCTTTCACACCTCGCGTCCGACCGCCCGTACTACGAGCGGCTGTTGCTCCACCCGACGCTGACGATCAACGGCCTGTCCTCGGGCTACCAGGGCGACGGGATGAAGACGGTGCTCCCCTCGCGGGCGACGGCGAAACTCGACTGCCGGCTGGTGCCGAACCAGGACCCAGACGAGGTGTTCGAGGCCGTGCGCGCTCACGTCACCGCGAGACATCCGGACGTCGAGATCACGAAGCAGGGAACGTTCCCCCCGCTGAAGACGCCGCTCGAGGCGCCGGCCGCCGAACCGGTCGAGGAGGCGCTCGCCGCCGTCTGGGGGCAGTCGCCGGTGGTGTTCCCGGTCCTCGGCGGCAGCCTGCCCGCGGCGTACTTCAGGGAGGTGCCCGAACTCGCGGACGTGCCGGTGGTCGTCGTCCCCTACGCGAACCCCGATCAGGGCAATCACTCCCCGAACGAACACCTGGACCTCGACTGTTTCAGAAACGGGATCGAGACGAGCGCCGAGGCGATTCGCAGGTTCGCAGAGATCTGA
- a CDS encoding phospholipase D family protein produces the protein MSEVSTEPTPTVGLLGTNESDRRVQEALVDLFAGDGTVYIVSGYFTYQGYRAIRGDLVSFLERSRDNELHVLVGPASDQFSARIARDLWALDDHGQVHLYKQPRGLHAKLYLRDGPDPHCIIGSANITQVAFEYNVELSLEITRESNSHPDIRSFLDWTEDALAQAEPLRRRDILGPVQVVSSFVNWSNKARLLPVRNVALRVIPVLLFAVVLAGLFRLV, from the coding sequence ATGAGCGAGGTCAGCACCGAACCGACCCCGACCGTCGGGCTGTTGGGGACCAACGAGTCAGACCGGCGGGTTCAGGAGGCGCTGGTGGACCTGTTCGCCGGCGACGGAACGGTGTACATCGTTAGCGGCTACTTCACCTACCAGGGCTACCGCGCGATACGGGGCGACCTCGTCTCGTTTCTCGAGCGCTCGAGAGACAACGAGTTACACGTCCTCGTCGGCCCGGCCTCGGATCAGTTCTCGGCGCGCATCGCCCGCGATCTGTGGGCGCTCGACGACCACGGACAGGTCCACCTGTACAAACAACCGCGGGGGCTGCACGCGAAGCTCTACCTCCGCGACGGGCCCGACCCCCACTGTATCATCGGCTCGGCGAACATCACGCAGGTCGCCTTCGAGTACAACGTCGAACTCAGCCTCGAGATCACCCGGGAGAGCAACTCCCACCCCGACATTCGTTCGTTTCTCGACTGGACCGAAGACGCGCTGGCGCAGGCCGAACCGCTTCGACGACGCGACATCCTCGGTCCGGTCCAGGTCGTGAGTTCGTTCGTCAACTGGTCGAACAAGGCGCGCCTGCTCCCGGTTCGGAACGTGGCGCTGCGGGTAATCCCGGTACTGCTGTTCGCCGTCGTGCTAGCCGGATTGTTCCGACTCGTCTAA
- a CDS encoding RNA-guided endonuclease InsQ/TnpB family protein — MHVHRTHRAKIRNHSQVERMLDLHAWSASKLWNVANYHSRQVWEDTGEIPDDADLKTELKTHPKYKGLHSQSSQRVLEELAEAFTSWYGKRKSDSRANPPGYRKRNYYDDEGNRVHDEHPRSTVTWKQKGIRDDEKHNRVRLSKGANHKDHPRDWEYILVEYETRPEVTIENIQQVRAVYDTAKERWELHLVCKHDVETPDAPGTETAGIDLGICNFAAVAYSTEEADLYPGNRLKQDGYYFPKEIATCDDSGGERATRLHRKWSERRTHFFHALAKHIVERCIEKEVGRINIGKLNGVREDENGESKNWGKHGNLDLHGWAFDRFTNILEYKAKFEGIEMETVPERDTSKTCSVCGTEDEGQRVERGLYVCDEHDAAFNADVNGAENIRLDLNESNSESSASLAGDRSTGWLAQPGVYLYDLSYGFQPQAEVVDCKS; from the coding sequence ATGCACGTCCACCGCACCCACCGAGCGAAAATTCGCAACCACTCGCAAGTGGAGCGGATGCTCGACCTGCACGCGTGGAGTGCCAGCAAGTTGTGGAACGTCGCAAACTACCACTCCCGGCAAGTCTGGGAGGACACGGGTGAGATTCCCGACGACGCCGACTTGAAAACCGAGTTGAAGACCCATCCAAAATACAAGGGACTACACTCGCAGTCCAGTCAGCGCGTTCTGGAGGAACTCGCTGAAGCCTTCACCTCGTGGTACGGCAAACGCAAGTCGGACAGTCGAGCGAATCCGCCTGGCTACCGCAAACGCAACTACTACGACGACGAGGGCAATCGTGTCCACGACGAACACCCACGAAGTACGGTGACGTGGAAGCAGAAAGGCATTCGAGACGACGAGAAGCACAACCGCGTTCGATTGTCGAAAGGCGCAAACCACAAAGACCACCCGCGCGACTGGGAGTACATTCTCGTCGAATACGAGACGCGTCCCGAAGTCACCATCGAGAACATCCAGCAAGTTCGCGCCGTCTACGACACTGCGAAGGAGCGGTGGGAACTCCACCTCGTCTGCAAACACGACGTGGAGACGCCCGACGCGCCCGGTACCGAGACGGCGGGTATCGACCTCGGTATCTGCAACTTCGCCGCCGTCGCATACAGTACGGAAGAAGCCGACCTGTACCCCGGCAACCGCCTAAAACAGGACGGCTACTACTTCCCGAAAGAGATCGCCACATGCGATGACAGCGGTGGTGAACGGGCCACTCGGCTACACCGTAAGTGGTCGGAACGCCGAACGCACTTCTTCCACGCCCTTGCCAAGCACATCGTCGAACGGTGTATCGAGAAAGAGGTAGGGCGAATCAATATCGGGAAGCTCAACGGCGTGCGTGAAGACGAGAACGGCGAGTCGAAGAACTGGGGTAAACACGGCAACCTCGACCTGCACGGGTGGGCGTTCGACCGCTTCACAAACATCCTCGAATACAAGGCGAAGTTCGAGGGCATTGAGATGGAGACGGTACCAGAGCGCGATACCAGCAAGACGTGTTCCGTTTGTGGTACGGAAGATGAGGGTCAGCGGGTTGAACGCGGCCTGTACGTGTGTGACGAACACGATGCCGCGTTCAATGCTGACGTGAACGGGGCGGAGAACATCCGTCTCGACTTGAATGAAAGTAACTCCGAGTCTTCGGCCAGTTTGGCTGGGGATAGGAGTACCGGCTGGTTGGCACAGCCCGGAGTCTACCTGTATGACCTCTCCTACGGATTCCAACCGCAGGCTGAGGTGGTGGACTGCAAATCTTAA
- a CDS encoding bacterio-opsin activator domain-containing protein: protein MEQTEAIRLLLIEDNPGDARYIQELLRDSTELSDRVTGLGDGLGRSSTDREWGTPSLERDARLSDALERLDSERFDAVLLDLDLPDSTGLETLSTALEHTDTPVVVLTGLADHETGINALHRGASEYLVKDEINGDLLVRTVYHSIERREHEREQKLFETLVTESADLNAILSPDGTVQYVTPSVAHVLGYAPADLTDESVFALIHPDDREVATDALHTVVTNGSSSAVEFRVRNADGAWTVLEARSRNLLEDTLVNGIVVYARDITARRRRERKIERQRERLASLNHLSDVVHRITDAAIERSTREEIEYAVCEQLTASDSYLFAWIGEVDARTQTVIPRVEVNTGEYLEEVTVSVDSTDPRSEGPTGRAVRTRTVQVSNDTWEDPTYEPWSEQATKHGHRSSAAIPIVHAETLYGVLNVYAARPGAFEAEEQRVIGQLGEIVGHAIAAVDRKQALTGDEVVEIQLEIGRVFDASDGSLDEPVQIDRVVPVGDGEFLGYGVATREATKALQTSLRSLDGWDGLEFVGTEPASFRIRWSEPSVHSTIASYDGHVKSGVFENEEYLLTVHLTPGTDIRELLEALQRHHPAAKVMSKRQLRRTESPSRWHEHGVMEQLTDRQRLALEVAYFSGYFEWPRATEGKAVASSLDISPPTFSQHLRIAERKVFEALLETDSPAE from the coding sequence ATGGAACAAACCGAGGCGATTCGGCTCTTGCTCATCGAGGACAACCCGGGGGATGCGAGGTACATCCAGGAGTTGCTCCGTGACTCGACGGAGCTGTCCGATCGCGTCACCGGACTGGGGGACGGTCTCGGACGCTCGAGCACCGACCGCGAGTGGGGAACGCCGTCTCTCGAACGGGATGCCCGCCTGAGCGACGCCCTCGAGCGACTCGACTCCGAGCGCTTCGACGCCGTCCTGCTCGATCTCGACCTGCCCGATAGCACCGGGCTGGAGACCCTGTCAACGGCTCTCGAGCACACCGACACACCGGTCGTCGTTCTGACGGGTCTGGCCGACCACGAGACCGGCATCAACGCCTTACACCGGGGGGCGTCCGAGTACCTCGTCAAAGACGAGATCAACGGTGATCTGCTCGTTCGAACGGTGTATCACTCGATAGAGCGACGTGAACACGAGCGAGAGCAGAAGCTGTTCGAGACGCTCGTCACGGAGTCGGCCGACCTCAACGCGATCCTCTCGCCGGACGGGACGGTGCAGTACGTCACGCCCTCAGTGGCACACGTCCTCGGCTACGCACCCGCGGACCTCACCGACGAGAGCGTCTTCGCGTTGATCCACCCGGACGATCGAGAGGTCGCGACCGACGCCTTACACACGGTGGTCACGAACGGCTCGTCCTCGGCGGTCGAGTTCCGCGTCAGAAACGCCGACGGGGCGTGGACGGTTCTCGAGGCCCGCAGCCGGAACTTACTCGAGGACACTCTCGTCAACGGTATCGTGGTGTACGCGCGAGACATCACGGCGCGAAGGCGACGCGAACGCAAGATCGAACGGCAACGCGAGCGACTCGCCAGCCTCAACCACCTGAGCGACGTCGTCCACCGGATCACCGACGCGGCGATCGAGCGGTCCACGCGCGAGGAGATCGAGTACGCGGTGTGTGAACAGCTCACCGCGTCCGACTCCTACCTGTTCGCGTGGATCGGCGAGGTCGACGCGAGAACCCAGACGGTGATTCCCCGGGTCGAAGTGAACACCGGCGAGTATCTCGAGGAGGTTACGGTCTCGGTGGATTCGACGGATCCACGGAGCGAGGGACCCACCGGGCGGGCCGTTCGTACGCGGACAGTGCAGGTGTCGAACGACACGTGGGAAGACCCGACGTACGAACCGTGGAGCGAGCAGGCCACAAAGCACGGCCACCGATCGTCGGCGGCGATTCCGATCGTCCACGCCGAGACGCTGTACGGCGTGTTGAACGTGTACGCAGCCCGACCTGGAGCGTTCGAAGCGGAAGAACAGCGCGTGATCGGCCAGCTCGGCGAGATCGTCGGTCACGCGATCGCCGCGGTCGATCGGAAACAGGCGCTGACCGGCGACGAGGTCGTCGAAATCCAACTCGAGATCGGCCGCGTGTTCGACGCGAGCGACGGGTCGCTCGACGAGCCGGTACAGATCGACCGCGTCGTGCCCGTCGGCGACGGCGAGTTTCTCGGTTACGGGGTCGCAACCAGAGAGGCGACCAAGGCGCTTCAGACCAGTCTCCGCTCGCTGGATGGGTGGGACGGCCTGGAATTCGTCGGAACGGAGCCAGCCAGTTTCCGAATCCGCTGGTCGGAGCCGTCGGTCCACTCGACGATCGCCTCCTACGACGGCCACGTCAAAAGCGGCGTTTTCGAGAACGAGGAGTACCTGCTGACCGTCCACCTCACCCCCGGAACCGACATCCGGGAGCTACTGGAGGCGCTCCAGCGCCACCACCCCGCCGCGAAGGTCATGTCGAAACGCCAGCTACGCCGCACCGAGAGCCCGTCGCGCTGGCACGAGCACGGGGTGATGGAGCAGTTGACCGATCGACAGCGACTGGCGCTCGAGGTGGCGTACTTCTCGGGATACTTCGAGTGGCCTCGTGCGACCGAGGGGAAGGCGGTCGCTAGCTCGCTCGACATCTCGCCGCCGACGTTCTCCCAGCACCTTCGGATCGCCGAGCGGAAAGTGTTCGAAGCCCTCCTCGAGACGGATTCGCCGGCTGAGTGA
- a CDS encoding endonuclease/exonuclease/phosphatase family protein produces MKILSCNAGYLLGYQNILWGYVPPPVGSVLGDPDAERRSLERLVSVIDRERPDVVSLLEVDRGSHRTSTDGQCRRLVRSLHEQGLPYEGGVATKYGTGDVVESVPFFGKLGNAVLSRTAAETRAHYLSTGRKRLVLETEPTADTVLFVVHLSLGARTRRRQLAELTDLIAERAAGRDVIVTGDFNTYDEPDALGAFAELAGLELRIPGETIPARPLDELLIDSRSIDLFLCSPTVDVERCDVVDVQVSDHRPIVLEVAQ; encoded by the coding sequence ATGAAGATTCTCTCCTGTAACGCCGGTTACTTGCTCGGCTATCAGAACATCCTCTGGGGGTACGTTCCGCCGCCAGTGGGATCGGTGCTCGGCGATCCCGACGCCGAACGGCGGTCCCTCGAGCGACTCGTCTCCGTAATCGACCGCGAGCGCCCCGACGTCGTCTCGCTGCTCGAGGTCGACCGCGGCTCCCATCGAACGAGCACCGACGGCCAGTGTCGCCGACTCGTTCGCTCGCTGCACGAACAGGGGTTGCCCTACGAGGGCGGCGTCGCCACCAAGTACGGCACGGGGGACGTCGTCGAGTCCGTGCCGTTTTTCGGGAAGCTCGGAAACGCGGTGCTCTCGCGGACGGCCGCGGAGACGCGCGCACACTACCTGTCGACCGGCCGGAAACGCCTCGTCCTCGAGACCGAACCGACCGCCGACACGGTGTTGTTCGTCGTCCACCTCTCGCTGGGCGCTCGCACCCGGCGGCGCCAGCTGGCCGAACTCACCGACCTGATCGCCGAGCGGGCGGCGGGCCGAGACGTGATCGTCACCGGTGACTTCAACACGTACGACGAACCTGACGCGCTTGGCGCGTTCGCCGAGTTGGCCGGCCTCGAGCTACGGATACCCGGCGAGACGATTCCGGCTCGCCCGCTCGACGAGTTGCTGATCGACTCGCGCAGCATCGACCTGTTTCTGTGCTCGCCGACCGTCGACGTCGAACGGTGTGACGTCGTCGACGTCCAGGTCTCGGACCACCGTCCGATCGTCCTCGAGGTCGCCCAGTAA
- a CDS encoding LVIVD repeat-containing protein gives MHRRQFLAASSSGLAVAPVLGGCLGDSGTDDDAPAGRLEPLGHELGDDSPMYTYGHVSRDGQWGILGGFPSAGSTVTSTLVDLSDLEEPTAAHRLESSNEATRSNDVKFDALREGVYYRSQEANDDSGLQGIEVVDFGWDAGTPDSPETIGRLETPNTGVHRLTAHPEEPVLYLVDLHPETDVGVLTVDVSEPATPELVDAVGPAGACHDVEYDPARNLLHAAYIMGPNEGYVIYDLENPLHPTVHGQFRYAEHPEYTEIGEPGFERCHQAHPDPDRELAIIGDETEVGVPGGKHVFDIGWDEGSLEEPEPIGFTHAPDAREMDQTEAFWWTAHFHDVVHTDGEALLVDGGYRQGAWVCNLTEPREPVATERYATTDGADRAPDHSTDTPAPASPPFAWSAVYNREREFVFVSDSVTGAYTFELSAAPARGDDGGGPDGHYDVDD, from the coding sequence ATGCACCGCCGACAGTTTCTCGCCGCCTCGTCGAGCGGTCTCGCGGTCGCTCCCGTCCTCGGCGGCTGTCTCGGCGACTCGGGGACCGACGACGACGCGCCGGCGGGGCGGCTCGAGCCGCTGGGTCACGAACTCGGCGACGACTCACCGATGTACACCTACGGCCACGTCAGCCGCGACGGCCAGTGGGGCATCCTGGGCGGCTTTCCCTCGGCCGGGAGCACCGTCACCAGCACGTTGGTCGACCTCTCTGATCTCGAGGAGCCGACGGCGGCCCACCGCCTCGAGTCGTCGAACGAGGCGACGCGGTCGAACGACGTCAAGTTCGACGCGCTGCGCGAGGGAGTGTACTACCGGTCCCAGGAAGCCAACGACGACTCGGGTCTGCAGGGAATCGAGGTGGTCGACTTCGGCTGGGACGCCGGGACGCCCGACTCGCCCGAAACGATCGGGCGCCTCGAGACGCCGAACACGGGCGTCCACCGGCTCACCGCACACCCCGAGGAGCCGGTCCTCTACCTGGTCGACCTCCACCCGGAGACGGACGTCGGCGTGCTCACGGTCGACGTGAGCGAGCCAGCGACACCGGAACTCGTCGACGCCGTCGGTCCGGCGGGTGCCTGCCACGACGTCGAGTACGACCCCGCCCGGAACCTCCTTCACGCCGCCTACATCATGGGGCCGAACGAGGGGTACGTGATCTACGACCTCGAGAACCCACTTCACCCGACCGTCCACGGCCAGTTCCGCTACGCCGAGCACCCGGAGTACACGGAGATCGGCGAACCGGGATTCGAGCGCTGTCACCAGGCCCACCCCGACCCCGACCGCGAACTCGCGATTATCGGCGACGAAACGGAGGTCGGCGTTCCGGGGGGGAAACACGTCTTCGACATCGGGTGGGACGAGGGGTCGCTCGAGGAGCCGGAACCGATCGGGTTCACCCACGCCCCCGACGCTCGAGAGATGGACCAGACGGAGGCGTTCTGGTGGACGGCACACTTTCACGACGTCGTCCACACCGACGGCGAGGCGTTGCTCGTCGACGGGGGGTATCGCCAGGGGGCCTGGGTCTGTAATCTCACCGAGCCGCGCGAGCCGGTGGCGACCGAACGCTACGCGACCACCGACGGTGCGGATCGAGCCCCCGACCACTCGACCGATACCCCCGCACCCGCCTCGCCACCGTTCGCCTGGAGCGCGGTGTACAACCGCGAGCGCGAGTTCGTCTTCGTCAGCGACAGCGTGACCGGCGCGTACACGTTCGAACTCTCCGCAGCCCCAGCCCGCGGTGATGACGGGGGCGGTCCCGATGGCCACTACGACGTGGACGATTGA
- a CDS encoding response regulator → MVGHREKPAADILLVEDNPGDVRLIEDAFSQGSTNSTLHVVTDGKQALDFLNRQGSYANATRPDLVLLDLNVPRVSGFDVLARIRAEHALSTLPVIVLTGSRSADDVALSYRLHANAYVTKPPDPRALARLVRTLEEFWLTVVELPTGGR, encoded by the coding sequence ATGGTCGGCCATCGGGAGAAGCCAGCAGCCGATATCCTGCTGGTAGAAGACAACCCGGGGGACGTCCGGTTGATCGAGGACGCCTTCTCGCAGGGATCGACGAACAGCACGCTACACGTCGTCACCGACGGGAAGCAGGCGCTCGACTTCCTCAACCGCCAGGGATCGTACGCGAACGCGACGCGACCGGATCTCGTCCTCCTCGATTTGAACGTCCCGAGGGTGAGCGGGTTCGACGTCCTCGCTCGGATCCGAGCCGAGCACGCCCTGTCGACGCTTCCGGTGATCGTCCTCACCGGATCGCGCTCGGCCGACGACGTCGCACTGAGTTACCGACTCCACGCGAACGCGTACGTCACGAAGCCGCCGGACCCTCGAGCGCTGGCCCGGCTCGTACGCACGCTCGAGGAGTTCTGGTTGACCGTGGTCGAACTCCCGACGGGGGGGCGCTAA
- a CDS encoding ABC transporter ATP-binding protein: MTTTTHAIETENLTKRFGTAVAVDGVDLAVPDGAVYGFLGPNGAGKTTTMRMLTTLTTPTEGSAWIEGNPVSDRAAVRASIGYLPEDPPVFDELTGREQLTYFARLRDLPPEAADRRIDHWLDRFDISRDAGKRIEDYSKGMRQKIGLIQALLHEPAVVFLDEPTSGLDPRAARTVLDVIAELTDEGHTVFLSTHILSVVEELADIVGVLHKGRLVTEGRPAALTEQVESGAGSTLEDVFLEVTTDYPTAGARE, from the coding sequence ATGACGACCACCACACACGCGATCGAAACGGAGAATCTCACGAAGCGGTTCGGGACGGCGGTTGCCGTCGACGGCGTCGACCTCGCCGTCCCGGACGGCGCCGTCTACGGCTTTTTGGGTCCCAACGGGGCCGGGAAGACGACGACGATGCGGATGCTGACCACGCTCACGACCCCGACGGAGGGCAGCGCCTGGATCGAGGGAAACCCGGTCTCGGACCGGGCGGCGGTACGCGCCTCGATCGGGTACCTCCCCGAGGACCCGCCGGTGTTCGACGAACTGACCGGCCGCGAGCAGCTGACGTACTTCGCGCGACTGCGCGACCTGCCGCCGGAGGCGGCCGACCGCCGAATCGACCACTGGCTGGACCGCTTCGACATCTCGAGGGACGCCGGGAAGCGAATCGAGGACTACTCCAAGGGGATGCGCCAGAAGATCGGCCTCATCCAGGCGCTGTTACACGAACCCGCGGTGGTGTTCCTCGACGAGCCGACCAGCGGCCTCGATCCGCGGGCCGCACGAACTGTCCTCGACGTGATCGCGGAGCTGACCGACGAGGGACACACGGTGTTTCTGTCGACGCACATCCTGTCGGTCGTCGAGGAACTGGCCGACATCGTCGGGGTGCTCCACAAGGGCCGACTCGTCACGGAGGGCCGGCCGGCCGCGCTGACGGAGCAGGTCGAAAGCGGGGCCGGCTCGACGCTCGAGGACGTCTTCCTCGAGGTGACGACCGACTACCCCACCGCCGGAGCCCGTGAATGA